The genomic DNA CTTTCTAATCTTAATCTATGAACTGACTATATTTTATGAATTTAGTTGTATTGAGCATAGTTGTATTATATAAAACTAAGGGTTTATTTTGCTTCTATCCATGTTATATTTATCTCATTTAACTTATCCTTCCATTCATTCGGAGGTTCTACATCACAAATAACAAAATCTAATTCCTCTAAATCTGCTATCTTATACATACTAGCAATTCCTATTTTAGAACTATCACATAATACAAAACTTTCCTTTGAATTTTTTATATATTCTTTTGACAACAATGCCTTATTTTGGTCTATACTACTAATTCCAAAACTATCAAGTATACCTTCACTAGATATAAAAGCTTTATCTACGTATAAGTTTTTCATAGTATCTATTGACATTGGACATGCTGTCCTTTGGTGTTTTAAATTTACTTTTCCACCAATAAATATAACTTCTCCATCAAACAAACCTTGATTCTCATAAGAAATCAATTTTGATAGAACTGGATAAGAGTTTGTAATAATTTTTAAATTGTTTACAGATATTATATAATCTACAATCTGCAAATTGGTAGTACCTTCATCTATGATAATTGACTCATTGTCATTTACAAATTTAGCTGCATATTTAGCAATACTTTGCTTTTTATCTAGGTTAGTATTGTTTCTCTTTATATGTTCTGGTTCAATCACTCCATAATTTATTTTTATAGCACCACCATATACCTTTTTTAATTTATTTTCATTTTCTAATTCTTCCAAATATCTTCTTATTGTTTCTGATGATACTTCTAATCTTTTTACTAATTCTTTAGTGTTTACCTTCCCTTTTGAATCTAATAATTTAAGTATTTCTTTTTTTCTATCTATCGAATTTAAAGACATTCATTTTCCTCCTAAATATAATATATTTTTCTCCTATAATATTACAATGATACCTAAGATTTATGAAATCATATTTATGTATTAAATTTTTTACTTAATTAAAGTTATTTTCAAAAGACTTTGTATTATCATTAAAAAAGTCCATCAAATATTAGTATCAGATGGACTTTGTAAAATTTTATTTTATAAATTAATATTTAAAGTCTAACTACTAATTTATTTTCTTGTCTCCAAGAATTTTACTAAATTATTTACAGTAGACATATCTTTTCTCTCTAAATCAGTTGGTTGAAGCTCTATCCCTAATCTATTTTCAATTTCAAGTAAAACTTCAATTATAGCTAATGAGTCTAAAAGTTCCGTCTCAAATAAATTAAGGTCTAAATCTTCTCTTATCTCATCAGTTCCTAATACATCTTCAAATATTTCTATAACTGTTTCTTGCATAAATTTTCCTCCTTAAAATTAAGCTAAATAACCTGAGAATATCAGCAATCCAAAACACACAATATGGAATGTAATGAAAATCTGCACTCTCTCGAACCATTTATCTTTTTTATGTTTTTTATAAAATTTAGATTTTCGCTGATATATATCAGTTAACACAAGTGCCAATCCTTGGTATACACCATAAGCAACATAATACCAAGTTAGACCATGCCAAAATCCCATTGTTATCATGGTTATCATCTGAGCCACATGAGCAGCAGTAGTCCTTTTCTTAAATCTTTTCTTTCTCATTGATGACATAACAAATCTAGAAAAAATATAATCTCCAAACCATCTTGAAAGACTTATATGCCATCTTGTCCAGAACTCTTTCATATCTTTGCTGATAAATGGCTTGTCAAAGTTTATAGGTACTTGTATTCCAAATATGTACCCTGTACCTATAGCAAATAAACTATATCCCGCAAAATCAAAGAACAGGTATAAACTATATGCGTACATATAACTTAAAATATTTATAAAACTCATATCTTTAGGTATTCTTGATACCCAATATGTATTTATCAAAAATGCTATAACAAACTTATAACCTACTCCCATGACAATATTTTTTATTCCTGGCAGTAAGTATTCTTCTATATACTCTTTTCTAGAGATTTGTTTTTCCAAGTCCTGTTCAAATCTTCTTGACCTATCAATAGGTCCAGAACTTAAAGTTGGAAAAAATAACATA from Clostridioides difficile ATCC 9689 = DSM 1296 includes the following:
- the dltB gene encoding D-alanyl-lipoteichoic acid biosynthesis protein DltB; this encodes MIFSQYGDYFYLYILLLTSIPSVILGLMGKNIKYYGMLASLFMIFLIVGIDVQLKYLVIFIILEIIIVKGYEYVRRKTKNKYIYWGFLFASMLPIIINKISPVTSFGIIGFIGISYLNFRTIQMVIEIYDGAIKEVKISKMLYFMLFFPTLSSGPIDRSRRFEQDLEKQISRKEYIEEYLLPGIKNIVMGVGYKFVIAFLINTYWVSRIPKDMSFINILSYMYAYSLYLFFDFAGYSLFAIGTGYIFGIQVPINFDKPFISKDMKEFWTRWHISLSRWFGDYIFSRFVMSSMRKKRFKKRTTAAHVAQMITMITMGFWHGLTWYYVAYGVYQGLALVLTDIYQRKSKFYKKHKKDKWFERVQIFITFHIVCFGLLIFSGYLA
- the dltC gene encoding D-alanine--poly(phosphoribitol) ligase subunit DltC, translating into MQETVIEIFEDVLGTDEIREDLDLNLFETELLDSLAIIEVLLEIENRLGIELQPTDLERKDMSTVNNLVKFLETRK
- a CDS encoding DeoR/GlpR family DNA-binding transcription regulator, producing the protein MSLNSIDRKKEILKLLDSKGKVNTKELVKRLEVSSETIRRYLEELENENKLKKVYGGAIKINYGVIEPEHIKRNNTNLDKKQSIAKYAAKFVNDNESIIIDEGTTNLQIVDYIISVNNLKIITNSYPVLSKLISYENQGLFDGEVIFIGGKVNLKHQRTACPMSIDTMKNLYVDKAFISSEGILDSFGISSIDQNKALLSKEYIKNSKESFVLCDSSKIGIASMYKIADLEELDFVICDVEPPNEWKDKLNEINITWIEAK